The proteins below come from a single Gossypium raimondii isolate GPD5lz chromosome 2, ASM2569854v1, whole genome shotgun sequence genomic window:
- the LOC105789604 gene encoding uncharacterized protein LOC105789604 encodes MAIPAFQGRSDPEAYLEWEKKVELVFECHNYSESKKVKLAAIEFSDYAIIWWDQLTLSRRRNGERPVSTWVEMKAIMRKRFIPAYYHRELYQKLQSLTQGQRSVEDYYKEMEVAMIRVDVEEDRDATMARFLTALNRDIVNIVELDHYVEVIDIVHMAIKVKKQLKRKGTSRTFPNPSSMTRWGQGTNKRDMPNRNKDVSGATKFNKPFAESSKGKMDAQPNRSRDIKCFKCLGRGHIANQCPNRNAMFIRDDGEIESESEQEKEVVEQTEDEEEAEQAENGEILVVKRSLTLQGAENDQQRENIFHTRCQVQGKICCVIIDGGSCTNVASSMMVEKLGLATIKHPHPYKLQWLNDGGELKVTKQVLISFTIGKYQDEVMRDVVPMHADHLLLGWPWQFDKRVIHDGYTNRYSFKHMERMVTLGPLTPKQVYEDQLKMRSSIEKSKESEREQKNEKSVD; translated from the coding sequence ATGGCGATTCCTGCTTTCCAAGGAAGATCGGATCCCGAAGCCTATCTTGAATGGGAGAAGAAGGTGGAATTAGTTTTCGAGTGCCACAATTACTCGGAAAGTAAGAAGGTGAAGTTAGCTGCTATAGAATTCTCCGACTATGCCAtaatatggtgggatcaactcacgTTGAGCCGAAGACGCAATGGAGAACGTCCTGTGTCTACATGGGTAGAAATGAAAGCAATAATGAGGAAGCGATTCATTCCTGCTTACTATCACCGGGAGTTGTATCAAAAACTCCAAAGTCTAACTCAAGGCCAACGAAGCGTGGAGGATTACTACAAGGAAATGGAAGTGGCCATGATTCGCGTCGATGTTGAGGAAGATCGAGATGCCACCATGGCTCGATTTCTCACTGCCCTTAATCGAGATATCGTAAATATTGTGGAGCTAGACCACTATGTCGAGGTCATTGATATAGTCCATATGGCCATCAAAGTCAAAAAGCAACTAAAGAGAAAAGGTACGTCACGAACTTTCCCTAACCCTTCTTCGATGACTAGGTGGGGGCAAGGGACCAACAAACGTGACATGCCGAATCGAAATAAGGACGTAAGTGGTGCCACCAAGTTTAACAAACCATTTGCCGAATCAAGTAAAGGAAAGATGGATGCCCAACCAAATAGATCCCGAGACATAAAGTGCTTCAAATGTCTTGGAAGGGGCCACATCGCAAACCAATGTCCGAACCGTAATGCGATGTTTATTAGGGATGATGGAGAGATTGAGTCTGAAAGTGAACAAGAGAAGGAGGTCGTTGAACAAAccgaagatgaagaagaagctGAACAAgctgaaaatggagaaatattGGTGGTGAAGAGAAGCCTTACTTTGCAAGGTGCCGAAAATGATCAACAACGCGAAAACATTTTTCATACGCGATGTCAAGTGCAAGGTAAGATTTGTTGTGTTATAATTGATGGGGGAAGTTGTACAAATGTGGCAAGTTCAATGATGGTGGAGAAACTTGGATTGGCCACCATTAAACATCCCCATCCGTATAAACTCCAATGGCTTAACGATGGTGGAGAATTGAAGGTAACGAAGCAAGTGCTTATTTCGTTTACAATtggaaaatatcaagatgaagtAATGCGTGACGTCGTACCAATGCATGCGGATCATCTTCTTTTGGGGTGGCCTTGGCAATTCGACAAGCGAGTGATTCATGACGGATACACAAACCGATACTCTTTCAAACACATGGAACGAATGGTGACGTTAGGTCCATTAACACCGAAACAAGTGTATGAAGATCAACTCAAAATGAGAAGTTCTATTGAAAAATCCAAAGAAAGTGAGCGAgagcaaaaaaatgaaaagagtgTTGActag